GATGCCGGCAGCGTTGAAGACGAGGAGATGGACGGCGTAGGCTTTCCAGCCCTGCTCCTCTCGAGTTGCGCGACCGGCGGCACCGGTGATCAGCCGCTCGGCCGGCGCGAGCCAGGCGAGGGCACGTGGCGCGCGGCCCTCGTAAAGCGCGAACAGCCACGGCCCGAGTAGTCGGGCCATGCCGAAGGTCGCGGCGATGAAGAGGGCGATGAGGAGCCAGCCCTCGGGCGTCGTATTGGCCATGGGAATGGGGTCCTAGAAGCGCTCAGGCCGCAGCAGCGCGGCAGCGAGGTAGAGAAGGAGGCCAAGCGCGGTCAGGCCGCCGAGCCACAGTTCGAGCGTCATGCGCGATGCTCCCGAAGGATCTGGAGGAGGCCGGTTCCCACCGGCAGCAGCAGCGCCGCGACGAAGGCTGCGGCGCACCAGTTGACCGGGCCCATCAGAAGCTCGCGCCGAGCGACAGGACGACCGCGCCATCGACGATTTCCTTGGTCGCTCCGGCGGCAAGCGCGTCGCGGCGGCCGATGTCGGTGTCGACATAGGAAACGCCCGCGGTGAGGTTGCGCCACGTCGCCTGCGCGCCGAGCGACCAGTCGAGATAGTCGCCGCCCGGAGTCAGTGTGGTCCGCCCCTTGGACCAGCCGACGTGGCTGGCGAGGGCAATCGGCGTTCCGGCGATGGGCAGGCTGTTGTCGTTGAAGAGATAAAGGTTGCTGTTCCCGCCGATCGCCGACTGTGCCGGCGCGAAGGCGGCGCCGACCTTGGCGGTCACGGGGCCGAGCTTGCCGCTGACATTGGCATAGGGCTCGAAGAATTCGAACTTGCCGCCGCGGCTTCCCGGATAGGCATAATAGAGCAGGCCCGCGTCCGCGGTGACGCCCTTGGCGAGTTCGGTGCGGTAGCCCCCGTAGAGGTCGAGCTCGAGGTTCGACCCGCCAAGCTCGCCGAAGCCGTCGAGGCTCGACGCCCACGCGCCGACATAGGCGCCGCTCTCGTGGTTGAGGTTGATCGTCCCTTGAAGCGCCGGCTTCTCGTCCGACAGGCCGATGCCGCGGAAGCGATATTGCGAGGCGAGGGTGACGCCGCCGGTTGCGGTCAGGGCCGGTGCGCGGGGCGTTTCCTGGGCTGCGGCGCGCAGGGGAAAGGCCGAGGCAAGCAGCGCGCCGACCAGCAAAAGACTATACTGAGCCAAGATGACATTCTCCGCCGGCGAAGAGGTGCCGGACGGACGGTCATGTGGGCGGGGTGGCCGTTACAAAGCCATGTGAGCCACGCGGGCGAAGCGTAAAACTTCCGTTACGCCGTTCGCCAGTAAGAAAGCCGGGAAAATGGAGGCCCGAGCCGGAATCGAACCGGCGTGCAAGGATTTGCAGTCCTCTGCGTCACCACTCCGCCATCGGGCCTCGGCGTGGTGGGCTGCCTAAAGCCGCCCGCCGCCGCACTGTCAATCTTTGTCGGTCACCGGCTTGGGTCCCTTAATGGCCGGCACGGTCAGCAGGCGCGGAGCGGAGCCGCCCTTCACGACCTTGATCCGCAGTGCTGCCCCGGCCCTGAGATAGCGCTTCGCCGCATCCTGGAGCATCGCGGGCGTTACCGCCTGATAGTCCACCAGCTGGCTGGTGATGCTCTCGACCACGAACGGCTTGGTGCCGACTTCCTCGAGCGCGTTCAGCCAGAAGCTGTTCCCGTCGCGGGCGCGGGTGCTCGCGGACAGCAAGGGAAGGCGCGCGCGGTTGAGCTCGTCCGCGTCAATTGGCTTGGCTGCAAGGTCGGCGGCGATGGCCTGCGCTTCGGTGAAGAAGCTGTCGAGCTTGGCCGGTGGCGCTTCGATCTGCGCGGCGAGATAGCCGTAGTTCGCCCAAGTCGCCGAGGCCGCATGCCCCGCGCTCGGCGAATAGCTGACGCCTTCCTTTTCGCGCAGCTGGTCGGTGATCCGCAGCTGGAAGACCGCGCCAAGAAGCGTAAGGAGCCGCGCCTCGCGGCGGGTCGCCTGCGAATAACCGGTCGTCGGCCACGCCATGAACCCCATCGCCTGATCCTCGCGGCCCTTGTGAAAGAGCGTGATCGGCTCGGCCGGCGGCGCGGGGAAGCGCATCGGTCCAGCCTCGGCGGCAGCAGCCGCACGGGGTGCGAGCGCACCGAAGGTTCTGGCCGTCTCGGCAATCGCCTGGTCGACCCCGATATCGCCGACCACGATCACCTCGATGGTCCCGTCCTTGAGCGCCGGCTCGAGCAGCGCACGGCCCTGCGCGATGCTGCTGGTCCGCATCGCCACCCGGTCGGGCAGCGCCCAGCGCCTGTCCCCGCTGCGCAGGATGTAGCCGAGGTCGCGGGTGAGGACCCCGCCCGGCGTGCTTTCGAGCCGGTCGTGGATGCTGGCCGAAGTCGCCCGCGCGCGCTCCCAGCCGAGCGGCCGCCATGCGGCGTCGGTGAGATAAGCGGCGAGGAGCTGCATCTCGGTCGCGAAATCGGCTGGACGGGTGCCCCCGCCGAGCACGAACCGCTCGTCCTCGATCCCGAGCGACGCACCGACGAGCTTGCCGGTCAGCGCGCGATTGACGCTGTCGGCGTCGAGCTTGCCGGTGCCGCCCAGGATCAGCCCCTGCGCCAGCGCCCATTCGGGGCTGGTCCGGTCGCGGCTCATCGCCAGCCGGCCATTGCCGAAGCGGACGCTGACCAGCACCTGCTCCTTGCGGCTGCTGCTCGGCCGGACCGTCAGGCGGACGCCGTTGGCGAAGCGAACGAGCGTGGTGCCGATCGCGGCGATCTCGCGCTTCTCGACCACTTGGCCCGGCGCGCCGAAGCTGTCGTAGGGCCAGGCGACCTTGGCCTGCGCGGTCGGCGGATTGAGCGCGACCCTGGTCGATTCCTGCCATGCCGCGAGCAGTTGGGCCTCGGTCGCGGCGGGCCGCGGCGTGCTGAGGTAGAGGAGGGGGCCCGAACCGGTGAACATGCGTCGCGCGGCGGCGTGGATCCGCTCGGGAGTCAGCGACGGTTCGATGCTCCGGTAGAAGGCGACGCGATCCTCGGGCGAGGTCACCACCGTGTCACGATTGACCGCCGCGACCAGGCTTTCGGCAAGCGCCGGGGTCGTCCGGGTCGAAGCAGCCGCGACGCTTGCCTCGAGTGCCGCGCGGGCCCCTGTCAGCTCGCGCTCGAGCTCGTCCGGGGTGACTCCATATTGCACCAGCCGGCGCTGTTCCTGCTCGACCGCGACGACCGACCCGCGCCACTCGCCGATCCGCGCCTGCGCGCCGATGCTGGTCGTCTCGGCGGTCTGCTCGATGTCGCTCACCCCCGAGCGCGCGCCGACGAACGGTGGCTTGCCATCCTGCTGGGCGAGCTTCTCGAGCCGGCGATTGAGCACCGCGGCGGCGATCTGCTCCTCGAGGTCGCGGCGCCGCTTCTCCACGCTGTCGGGCGAGCGGTCGGCAGGGCGGATCCAGGTCGCGTTGAAGCTCGCGCCGACCGCGGGGTCGACGAACAGCCGCGCCGCGCTCGGCCGCGCTTGGGGTTGCCCCTCGTCGGCGGGCTTGCCCGCAGGGCCAACGCCCCGCCAGTCGCCGAACTGCGCTTCGAGCCGCGCCTTGATGTCGGCGGGATCGACGTCGCCGACCACCACCAGCGTCGCCCGTTCGGGCCGATACCAGGCGCGATAATAATCGAGCAGGCGCTGGCGCGGCGCGGTGCTGATGACTTCGGTGGTGCCGATCGGAAGCCGGCTCGGAAGCCGCTGGCCCGCATAGAGCCAGCCGAGCTGGTCGATCGACTGCCGATAAGCAGCGCTCGCCCGGGCCCGCTCCTCGGACAGCACGATCCCGCGCTCGCGGTCGACCGCGGCCGCGTCGAGTTTCGCCCGGCCCGCGACCTCTCGCAGCAGGAAGAAGGCTTCGTCGAGCGTCGCCTTGTCGGTCGAGGGCAGGTCGAGCTTGAAGACGGTCTGGCCGAAATCGGTCGAGGCATTGGTGTCTGGCCCGAACCTGAGCCCATGCCGCTCGAGCCGCCGCACGAAGTCGCCCTCGGGCACGTTCTCGGTCCCGTTCAGCACCATGTGCTCGAGGAAGTGGGCGAGGCCGCGCTGGTCGTCCGCTTCGTTCAGCGATCCGCTGTCGATCCGCAGCCGGAGCGAGGCTTCCTTGGGCGGCGTCTTGTTGACCCGGATGACGTACCGCATGCCGTTCGACAGCGTGCCGATCCGGAGCTGCGGGTCGGCCTTGAGACCGGCGCCCTGCAACCAGGCGCTGCTAGTGGCGGAGGGCTGCTGGACGTCGGCCGAGGCGATGGACAGGGGAGCGGCGGCAAGCAACAGGGCGAACGCCCGGGAAAATCGAGAGATCACAACCACTCCAGCCCGAATCACGGCAACTTGCGAGGGTCCTAGCTAAAGCCGAGCCACCCACTGCTGCCAAGTGCCGGGGCTGCGCCACTCGACTGCATGGCCCCATCCGCTCGACGAACGGCGGTCAGTTTGCTTGGCGTCCGTGACGCGCCTCGCTACATGGGCGATTGCACTTTGCTGTCTTATCGAGATAGGACAGCGCCGATCGACAAGAGGAACATGATGGACTTTTCCGCTGCACGCCGTGCGATGGTCGACAGCCAGCTGCGCCCGCAGGCCGTGACCGACCCGCTGGTCGTGGCGGCGATGGCGGTCGTCCCGCGCGAGCGCTTCGTGCCAGAAAGCGCGGCGGCGAGCGCCTATATCGACCGCATCGTGCCAATCGGCGGCGGCCGCTCCATGAGCCCGCCCGCCAGCCTCGGCCGGATGCTGACCGAACTCCAATGCCGCCAGGGCGAGCGCGTGCTCGTGATCGGGGCCGGCACCGGCTACAGCGCCGCAGTGCTCGCCGACATGGGTCTGATCGTCACCGCGGTCGAGAGCGACGCGGCGCTGGCGGCACGACTCGGCGAGGTCGAGGGCATCGAGGTCGTCAGCGGCCCGCTCGAACAGGGCGCCCCCGACGGTGCCCCCTACGACATCATTCTCGTCGACGGTCAGGTCGAGCAACTTCCGGATGCGCTGGTCGAGCAACTCCGCATTGGCGGCCGCATCGCCGCCTGCATCGTCGAGAATGGCGTTCCGCGGCTGATGACCGGGACACGTTCGGTTCATGGCTTCGGGCTCAAGTCGGTCGCCGACGCGAGCATGGCGCCGCTGCCCGGCTTCGCCCGTCCCCACGCCTTCACTTTCTAGAACTGGAGCAATCCGCCTTGTCACGCCTTCTCGCCTGCTGCGCCACCGCCGCTCTGGTGATCGCCAGCCCGGCCGTGGCCGACACCCTGCGCGACGCACTGGTCTCGACCTATCGCACCAATCCGACCCTGAACGCGCAGCGTGAGTCGCTCCGTTCGACCGATGCCAACGTCGCCATCGCGCGCTCCGCCGGTCGTCCCGCGGTCAGCGGCGTGGTCGGGGTCAACCGCGATCTCACCCGCTCGGGCATCCTCGACACCGGCGGGTCGAAGGGGCCGACTATCTCGGGCGGCGTCGACCTCAGCGTCCCGCTTTTCTCGGGCGGCCGGGTCAAGAATTCGATCGCCGCGGCCCGCACCCGGGTCGAGGCCGGGCGCGCGACGTTGCGCGCGGTCGAGGGTGACGTCTTCACCGACGCCGTTTCGGCCTACATGGACGTGATCCGCGACCGTGCGATCGTCGAGTTGAACGACAACCAGATCCGCGTTCTCTCGACCAATCTCGAGGCGACCCGCGACCGCTTCCAGATCGGCGACGTCACCCGTACCGACGTCGCGCAGAGCGAGTCGCGCCTCAGCCTCCAGCGCGCGCAGCTCGCCAACGCCCAGTCGCGCCTTGCCGCGAGCGAGGAAAATTATCGCCGGATCATCGGCCGTGCGCCGGGCGCGCTCGCCTCGCCGCCGCCGCTTCCGCCCCTCCCGGCCAGCGCCGACGAGGCGGTCCGGATCGCGATTGCGCAGAACCCCGACATCATCGCCATCGTCCGTCAGGCCGAGGCCGCCGGGCTCGACGTCCGCACCGTCCGCGCCGACCGCCTGCCGACCGTCTCGGGCACGCTGAGCGGCGACTATCTAAACCGGACCAACGTCCCCAACGGCCTACCCAATTCCGGCACGCAGACCAGCATCGGCATCAACACCCGCATTCCGCTTTATCAGGGCGGCCTGCCCGCGGCGCGGATCCGGCAGGCGCAGGCGATCGAGGGCCAGACCCTCGAGCAGGTGATCGGCACCGAGCGCCTCGTCGTCGCCAACACCCGGTCGGCCTTCGCTGCCTACCAGGCGACGCAGCGCGCGATCTCGGCCAACGACGTCGCCGTCCAGGCCGCGACGCTCGCGCTCGAAGGCGCCCGCGCCGAGCGCAGCGTCGGCACCCGCACCGTGCTCGACGTCCTCAACGCCGAGCAGGAATTGCTCAACGCACAGGTCCAGACCGTCAGCGCACGCCGCGATGCTTATGTCGCGGGCTTCCAGCTTCTGAACGCGCTCGGCCAGGCCGAAGCCGATGACCTCGGCCTCGACGGCGGTCCGCTCTACGATCCGCTCGGCAACTATCGCCGCGTGTCCGGAAGCTGGAACGACTGGGCGGGCGAGGGGCGGCACACGCCGCAGTCGACTCGTACCGTTACGAGCTCCGAAACCCCGGTCGCGGGGCCGCCCGAGGGGGTGACAACGCGTCCGCGTTAAGGTTAGCAAGTAACCATGCCCGGCCGCGAACCCTCGATGGAAGACATCCTTGCGTCGATCAAGAAAGTGATCGCGGAGGAAAAGGAGCTGCGCACCACGGTGCAGGCCGGGCCGATCGGGGATGGGTCGCCCGCGCCGGCTTCGGAGGAAAACGAGGACGACGCCCACGTGCTCGAACTCGATGATCCGGTGGTCGAGGAACTGCACCTCCCCGACGTCGACCTCGGCCCCCCGCTCGTCAGTGAGGATGCCGCAGAGGCCAGCCGCGCCAAGCTCGTCGCGTTGCAGGAAGTCGCCGCCGCCGCGCCCCCGCCGCCGTCGGTCAATCCGCTCGAGCAGGTGGTCCGCGACATGCTTCGCCCGATCCTCAAGGAATGGCTCGATCAGCACCTGCCGGCGATCGTCGACGAGCATGTGAAGCGCGAGATCGGCCGCATCACCGGGCAGCCGCTCTAGAACGACCACTTGCGGTTCATCGCGGCGCTGCTACCCCTCGCGCCATGATCAAGCGTCTTGCCCTCCTCGCGGCCGCTGCCGCCATTGTCGCCCCTGCCGTCGCCACCGCGCGGCCGATGACCGCCACCGACATGCAGTCGATGCGTCGTCTCGGCAGCCCCGAGGTTGCGCCCGACGGTCGCTATGCCGTCTTCACCCTCTCGACTACCGATCTCGAGAAGAACAAGCGTAGCAACGTCCTCCACATCCTCGACCTGACGAAGCCGGGCAGCGCACCGCAGCCACTGGCGGGCGCCGAGGGCGCGCACGACGCGGTGTTCGGACCCGACGGCGCGCTCTACTTCCTCAAGGCGGTCGGCGAGCGCGACCAGCTGCACCGCATGCCGATCGGCGGCCAGGCGACCCAGATCAGTGAATTCGGCGCCGACATCTCCGGCTTCAAGCTGTCGCCCGCGGGCAACGCGGTCCTCGTCTGGGCCGACCAGAAGGACTGCCCCGATCTCACCTGCGCCACCGTCCGCTTCGCCGGCAAGGAAGGCGGCTCGGGCCGCACCTATGACCAATTGTTCGTGCGCCACTGGGACACCTGGGCCGAGCCCGGCGTCAAGAGCCGCATCTTCACCTTCCCGGTGGTCAACGGCCGCCTGACCGGCCTCGGTACCCGGGTCACCGGCGGGCTCGTCGGCGACACGCCCTCGAAGCCCTTCGGCGGCGGCGAGGAGATCAGCTGGTCGAAGGATGGCCGGACGGTCTTCTTCGCGCTGCGCGAGGCGGGTCGGATCGAGCCGACCTCGACCAACTTGGACATCTTCGCCGCGCCCGCCGACGGTTCGTCCCAGCCGACCAACCTCACCGACGACAATGACGGCACCGACACGCTGCCGACCGTCTCGCCCGACGGCCGGACGCTCGCTTATGTCTCGATGGCCCGCGCGGGCTACGAGGCTGACCGCCAGGTCTTAAAGCTGCGCGACATTGCCACCGGCCAGGTCCGGGCGCTGACCCAGGGCTGGGACCGCTCGGTCGGCTCGATCGCCTGGGCCCCCGACGGCAAGTCGATCCTCGTCACCGCCGACGACACGCTCGAGACCCCGGTCTTCCGCGTCGATGTGCGCAGCGGCAAGGTCGCGCGCCTGACCGGCGAGGGCCACACCGGCAACGTCCGCCAGCTTCCCAACGGCACCGTGCTCTACACTTCCAACAGCATCCAGGCGCCGGACGACCTCTACATGCTCCGCGGCAAGGCCAAGCCGGTCCAGCTCACCGCGGTGAACAAGTCGCTGCTGGCCGAGCTCGACCCCGTCACGGTCGACCGCTTCAGCTTTACCGGTGCCAATGGCGACAAGGTCTGGGGCATCAAGATCAAGCCGGTGACCGACAAGCCGCTGCCGATCGCCTTCGTCGTCCACGGCGGCCCGCAGGGCAGCTTCGGCAACGGCTGGTCCTACCGCTGGAACCCGCGTGCCTTCGCGGGCCTCGGCTCGGGCTATGGCGTGGTCAGCGTCGATTTCCACGGGAGCACCGGCTACGGCCAGGCCTTCACCGACTCGATCCGCAACAACTGGGGCGGGTGGCCGCTCGAGGACCTCCAGAAGGGCCTCGCCTTCGCCACCAGCCAGGACAAGCAGCTCCAGGCCGACAATGCCTGTGCATTGGGCGCCAGCTACGGCGGCTACATGATGAACTGGATCGAAGGCCAATGGCCCGACCGCTTCAAGTGCATCGTCCAGCATGACGGCGTGTTCGACGCCCGCGCCATGGCCTACGAGACCGAGGAGCTGTGGTTCGACGAGTGGGAGCATGGCGGCAAGACCTATTACGAGGACCCCGCCGCGTTCGAGAAGTGGAACCCGGTCAACCACGTCGCCAAGTGGAAGACCCCGCAGCTGGTGATCACCGGCGAGAAGGATTTCCGCATTCCCTACACCCAGGGGATCGCCGCCTTCACCGCCCTCCAGCGCCGCAACATCCCCTCGCGCCTCGTCGTGTTCCCGGACGAGAACCACTGGGTGCTCAAGCCCCAGAACTCGATCCAGTGGTACCGCGAGGTCGGCAACTGGCTGAACAAGTGGACCGCCGCGACGCCGCCTGCACAATGACGTCACCCCGGACCTGATCCGGCGTCCGCCTGCCTTTCTTTATACGGGAAGGCAGGGGATCCCGGATCAAGTCCGGCATGACGGTTGATGGATGCGGCTGCGCTCTTTACCGCACTGCACCATGAGCACCGAACTGCCGAAGACCTTCGAGCCGGGCCCGATCGAGGCCCGCTGGTACGACCATTGGGAACACTCGGGCCAGTTTCGCCCGAGCCGCGGCGAGGCCGAGCCCTTCACCATCGTCATGCCGCCGCCCAATGTCACGGGCAGCCTCCACATCGGTCACGCGCTCGACAACACGCTGCAGGACATCCTGACCCGCCGCGCCCGCATGCAGGGCAAGGACGCGCTGTGGGTCGTGGGCACCGACCATGCCGGCATCGCCACCCAGATGGTGGTCGAGCGGCAGATGGCCGAGCGCCAGCAGAAGCGCACCGACTTCGCCCGCGACGACTTCGTCGCCAAGGTCTGGGAGTGGCGGCACGAGAGCGGCGGCCAGATCACCCGCCAGCTCCGCCGCCTCGGCGCCTCGTGCGACTGGTCGAACGAGCGCTTCACCATGGACGAGGGCTTTTCGAAAGCCGTGCTCAAGGTGTTCGTCGAGCTCCACAAGCGCGGGCGCATCTACCGCGACAAGCGCCTCGTGAACTGGGACCCCCGCTTTGGCACCGCCATCTCCGACCTCGAGGTCGAGACCAAGGAAGTCGCGGGCAAGTTCTGGACGCTGCGCTATCCGCTCGCCGACGGCAGCGGCCACATCGAGGTTGCCACCACCCGGCCCGAGACGATGCTCGCCGACATGGCGGTCGCGGTTCACCCGGAGGACGCGCGCTACACCGCGCTGGTCGGCAAGCAGATCAAGCTGCCAATCACCGGCCGCCTCATCCCCATCGTCGCCGACGAGCATGCCGATCCCGAGCTTGGGTCGGGCGCGGTCAAGGTGACCCCGGGGCACGACTTCAACGACTTCGAGGTCGGCAAGCGGGCCGGCTTCAAGGCGGGCGAGATGCTCAACATGCTCGATGCCGCTGCCTACGTTTGCCAGACGCAGGACGGGCTGGTCCCCGACGAACTCGTCGGCCGCGAGCGCTTCGATGCCCGCCGCCGCGTGGTCGAACTGCTCGACGAGGCGGGCGCGCTGGTCAAGGTCGAGGACCGCACCATCGCCACCCCGTTCGGCGACCGCTCGGGCGTGGTGATCGAGCCGTGGCTGACCGACCAATGGTATGTCGACGTCAAGCCGCTCGCCGACCGCGCGATGGAGGCGACCCGCTCGGGCGCGATCAGGATCGTCCCCGAAAGCTGGGCCAAGACCTGGTACAATTGGCTCGAGAACATCCAGCCCTGGTGCGTCTCGCGCCAGCTCTGGTGGGGCCACCGCATCCCGGCCTGGTATGACGCCGACGGCACGCCCTTCGTCGCCGAGACCGAAGCCGAGGCCCGTGCGCTTGCCGGCGACGACCGCGAGCTTGTGCAGGATCCCGACGTTCTCGACACCTGGTTCAGCTCGGCGCTGTGGCCCTTCGCCACGCTCGGCTGGCCCGAGGAGACCGCGGACCTCAAGCGCCATTATCCCAACGACGTTCTCATCTCGGGCTTCGACATCCTGTTCTTCTGGGACGCCCGCATGGCGATGCAAGGGCTGGAATTCATGGACGAGGTGCCGTGGAAGACGCTCTACCTTCACGGCCTCGTCCGCGACGCCGCCGGCCAGAAGATGAGCAAGTCCAAGGGCAACACCGTCGATCCGCTTGGGCTCATCGACAAGTACGGCGCCGACGCCTTGCGCTTCACGCTGACCGCGATGGAAAGCCAGGGCCGCGACATCAAGCTCGATGAGAAGCGCGTCGAGGGCTATCGCAACTTCGCGACCAAGCTGTGGAATGCCGCCCGCTTCCTCCAGATGAACGGGGTCGGCCCGTCGGCCTCGATCGAAGCGCCCGCCGCCACCCAGCCGGTCAATCGCTGGATCATCGGCGAGGTGGTGGGGACGCTTGGCAAGCTCGACCGCGCCTTCGACGAACTGCGCTTCGACGGCATGGCCGACGCCATCTACCACTTCACCTGGGGCAGCTTCTGCGACTGGTATGTCGAGCTCATCAAGGGCAGCTTCGACGACGAGACCCGCGCCGTTGCCGCCTGGGCGTTCGACCAGATCCTCGTCATGCTCCACCCCTTCATGCCCTTCGTCACCGAAGAGCTGTGGCACGGCATGGGCACACGTCCCTACGACCTGATCGTCGCCAAGTGGCCCGAGCCGAAAGCCTCGGTCGACCCCGCCGCCAAGGCCGAGATCGACAGCCTGATCGACGTGGTCGCGGGGGTCCGCACGCTTCGCGCCGAGCTCAACATTCCGTGGACCGCGACGCTGGTGCCGCACGTCCTCGGCGGGTCGGACGCGGCGCTGGCGCAGCTGCGCAAGGGCGAGGCGATCCTCGCGCGCATGGTCAAGATCGGCGTGCCGATTGCCGCCGATGCGCCGCCGGCGGGCTCGGCCCAGATCCTCGCGGCCGGGGCGACCATCGCCTTCCCGCTAGGCGACGCGATCGACCTCGACGCGGAGAAGGCGCGTCTAGCCAAGGCGATCGAGGCGGCGGCGAAGGAACGCGACAGCCTCGCCGCGCGTCTCGCCAATCCCGCCTTTGCCGAGCGGGCCAAGCCCGAGGCCGTCGCCAAGGCGCGGGCTGACCATGAGACCAGGTCGGCCGAGGCGGAGCGACTTTCGGCCGCCTTGGCGCGTTTGGGGTGACCGTCCAAGGAGAGTGAATGGCCGACGCCGATCCCAAGCCCCCAAGCGCCCAGAGCCCGAACCGACGTGACCTGACGCAGGGGCCGATCGCCCGGACCCTGCTGGCCTTCGCGCTGCCGACCTTGGGGTCGTCGATCATCCAGTCGCTCAACGGCTCGATCAACGCCGCCTGGGTCGGGCGGCTGATCGGCGAGGACGCGCTCGCCGCGACCGCCAACGCGAACATGACGGTGTTCGTGCTGACCGCCTTCACCTTCGGCTTCTCGATGGCGAGCTCGATCCTCATCGGGCAGGCGTTCGGCCGCCGCGACATCGACAGCGCCCGCCGCGCCTTCGGCAATGCCGCTGGCTTCTTCGCGCTGCTCGGGACGCTGGTCGCGATCGGCGGCTGGTTCCTGTCGCCGCATATCCTGGGGATGCTCGGAACGCCGCCAGAAGCGGTGCCGCTTGCCGACGACTATCTGCGGGTCATCTTCCTCGGCATGCCGCCGACGATCCTGCTCGTCATGTCGATGATGGCGCTGCGCGGGTCGGGGGACAGCCTGACGCCGCTCTGGTTCATGATCCTCGCGGTGATCCTCGACAGCGGTTTGAACCCCCTGCTGATCGCGGGGATCGGGCCGTTCCCGCAGATGGGGATCGCCGGCTCGGCCACCGCCACCGTCATCGCCAACTGGGTCGCGCTCGGTGGGCTCGTCACCTACATCTACGCCAAGGACCTCGTCCTCCGCCTGCGGGGGCCGGAGCTCGCCTACCTCAACCCGTTCGGGCCGACGCTCCGGTCGATCATCGTCAAGGGCTTCCCGATGGGGCTCCAGATGATCGTCATCTCGGTGTCGAGCCTGATGCTGGTGTTCCTCGTCAACCGCCAAGGGGTCCACACCACCGCGGCCTATGGCGTCACCATGCAGCTGTGGACCTATATCCAGATGCCCGCGATGGCGTTCGGCGCGGCGGTGAGCGCCATGACGGCGCAGAACATCGGGGCGGGGCGCTGGGACCGGGTGGCCGAGATCACCAGGACCGCGATCGTCCAGACGCTCGTCATCACCGCCAGCCTGATCGGGCTGTTCCTCCTGTTCGAGAAGCCGGCGCTCGGCCTGTTCCTCGGGATGGACAGCCCGGCGCTGCCGATC
This genomic window from Sphingomonas rosea contains:
- a CDS encoding S9 family peptidase; its protein translation is MIKRLALLAAAAAIVAPAVATARPMTATDMQSMRRLGSPEVAPDGRYAVFTLSTTDLEKNKRSNVLHILDLTKPGSAPQPLAGAEGAHDAVFGPDGALYFLKAVGERDQLHRMPIGGQATQISEFGADISGFKLSPAGNAVLVWADQKDCPDLTCATVRFAGKEGGSGRTYDQLFVRHWDTWAEPGVKSRIFTFPVVNGRLTGLGTRVTGGLVGDTPSKPFGGGEEISWSKDGRTVFFALREAGRIEPTSTNLDIFAAPADGSSQPTNLTDDNDGTDTLPTVSPDGRTLAYVSMARAGYEADRQVLKLRDIATGQVRALTQGWDRSVGSIAWAPDGKSILVTADDTLETPVFRVDVRSGKVARLTGEGHTGNVRQLPNGTVLYTSNSIQAPDDLYMLRGKAKPVQLTAVNKSLLAELDPVTVDRFSFTGANGDKVWGIKIKPVTDKPLPIAFVVHGGPQGSFGNGWSYRWNPRAFAGLGSGYGVVSVDFHGSTGYGQAFTDSIRNNWGGWPLEDLQKGLAFATSQDKQLQADNACALGASYGGYMMNWIEGQWPDRFKCIVQHDGVFDARAMAYETEELWFDEWEHGGKTYYEDPAAFEKWNPVNHVAKWKTPQLVITGEKDFRIPYTQGIAAFTALQRRNIPSRLVVFPDENHWVLKPQNSIQWYREVGNWLNKWTAATPPAQ
- a CDS encoding valine--tRNA ligase yields the protein MSTELPKTFEPGPIEARWYDHWEHSGQFRPSRGEAEPFTIVMPPPNVTGSLHIGHALDNTLQDILTRRARMQGKDALWVVGTDHAGIATQMVVERQMAERQQKRTDFARDDFVAKVWEWRHESGGQITRQLRRLGASCDWSNERFTMDEGFSKAVLKVFVELHKRGRIYRDKRLVNWDPRFGTAISDLEVETKEVAGKFWTLRYPLADGSGHIEVATTRPETMLADMAVAVHPEDARYTALVGKQIKLPITGRLIPIVADEHADPELGSGAVKVTPGHDFNDFEVGKRAGFKAGEMLNMLDAAAYVCQTQDGLVPDELVGRERFDARRRVVELLDEAGALVKVEDRTIATPFGDRSGVVIEPWLTDQWYVDVKPLADRAMEATRSGAIRIVPESWAKTWYNWLENIQPWCVSRQLWWGHRIPAWYDADGTPFVAETEAEARALAGDDRELVQDPDVLDTWFSSALWPFATLGWPEETADLKRHYPNDVLISGFDILFFWDARMAMQGLEFMDEVPWKTLYLHGLVRDAAGQKMSKSKGNTVDPLGLIDKYGADALRFTLTAMESQGRDIKLDEKRVEGYRNFATKLWNAARFLQMNGVGPSASIEAPAATQPVNRWIIGEVVGTLGKLDRAFDELRFDGMADAIYHFTWGSFCDWYVELIKGSFDDETRAVAAWAFDQILVMLHPFMPFVTEELWHGMGTRPYDLIVAKWPEPKASVDPAAKAEIDSLIDVVAGVRTLRAELNIPWTATLVPHVLGGSDAALAQLRKGEAILARMVKIGVPIAADAPPAGSAQILAAGATIAFPLGDAIDLDAEKARLAKAIEAAAKERDSLAARLANPAFAERAKPEAVAKARADHETRSAEAERLSAALARLG
- a CDS encoding MATE family efflux transporter, whose protein sequence is MADADPKPPSAQSPNRRDLTQGPIARTLLAFALPTLGSSIIQSLNGSINAAWVGRLIGEDALAATANANMTVFVLTAFTFGFSMASSILIGQAFGRRDIDSARRAFGNAAGFFALLGTLVAIGGWFLSPHILGMLGTPPEAVPLADDYLRVIFLGMPPTILLVMSMMALRGSGDSLTPLWFMILAVILDSGLNPLLIAGIGPFPQMGIAGSATATVIANWVALGGLVTYIYAKDLVLRLRGPELAYLNPFGPTLRSIIVKGFPMGLQMIVISVSSLMLVFLVNRQGVHTTAAYGVTMQLWTYIQMPAMAFGAAVSAMTAQNIGAGRWDRVAEITRTAIVQTLVITASLIGLFLLFEKPALGLFLGMDSPALPIAMHIQWIATWSFLLFGVTLVLFGTVRANGAVVGPLVILAIGLLPVRLGVAWAGEPLIGPDALWWSFPASTLVNLALATAYYKSGHWRQAKMGAGRVAPAAV